The Sphaerospermopsis torques-reginae ITEP-024 genome has a window encoding:
- the cobN gene encoding cobaltochelatase subunit CobN, whose protein sequence is MHRISATPGGWNQSDGLVFLEQTPAPFVLITAADTDIQTLAATVPKLPAEFPQIRVANLLQLQQQISIDTYGEQVLELAQVIVLRLLGGSSYWAYGLKVVQEIAASNGITLIVMPGDDALDPDLISKSTISTELVNQVWQYFREGGIENFLNALLFIADISLLTTFNPPPPQPVPRVGMYKGKFSSTSFTLSPVTCHLSPSKIGILFYRAHYLAGNTKVIEALCTALREKNLQPVPIFVSSLREPGVTDELIKFFQPEDSEPISLLLNTTSFSLARLETETPQIELWEKLDVPVLQVILCASSVEQWEAQLQGLTPRDMAMNVALPEVDGRIITRAVSFKSWQTRNDDLETDVVVYEPVSDRIDFVAQLAANWVRLRHKMPSERHLALILANYPNTNGRLANGVGLDTPASCVEILKALKSAGYDVGDIPADGDELIKILTAGVTNDPEGKDWKPVNQSLSVEEYQRYFSTLPAPVQKGIIERWGDGEINNPITNHQLPITNHQFPISGIQFGNVFVGIQPSRGYENDPSLNYHAPDLEPTHNYLAFYYWVREIFGSDAIVHVGKHGNLEWLPGKSVALSNTCYPEIAFGPMPHLYPFIVNDPGEGSQAKRRSQAVIIDHLTPPMTRAELYGALQQVENLIDEYYEAETLDPSRLPTLRDRIQELVIKENLYKDLGITDEKDIVNFESLILNSLDGYLCELKEAQIRDGLHIFGQVPQGRQLRDLIIAIARIPNRNSIGITRAIAEDWGLDFDPLTTEYTTPFTPPQNLSAPLRLCVPINSCRTHGDVIELLEEEAAFLVEKLLQGTGNREQGTVKKVLNWIESKLLPALKNTTQEITNLLKGLDGKYVPSAASGAPTRGRPEVLPTGKNFYAVDIRAIPTETAWDVGRKAAENLIETYTQEHGEYPKTLGLSVWGTSTMRTGGDDIAEALALLGVQPVWDGAARRVVDFEILPLSILGRPRVDVTLRISGFFRDAFPNLIDLFSQAVEAVASLDEPEEENPLVGAVKQDIDLWTQQGLSLEDAKERSLYRVFGSKPGAYGAGLQGLISSQNWQTDQDLAQAYINWSSYAYKGTGNREQGTENNNTVTCHLSPVTSQEVFEQRLKQMQVVLHNQDNREHDLLDSDDYYQFQGGLTAAVRSLQGKNPETYFGDNANTSQPKVRKLKEEITRVYRSRVVNPKWIEGVMRHGYKGAFEMAATVDFLFAYDATAQCVEDFMYQGIVDNYLQDPVVCEFIHHKNPWALRDIAERLLEANQRGLWQDVNLETLENLRNLVHEAEAAIEEK, encoded by the coding sequence ATGCATCGTATAAGTGCCACACCAGGCGGATGGAATCAGTCAGACGGTTTAGTTTTTCTAGAACAAACCCCAGCCCCTTTCGTTTTGATTACTGCTGCTGACACCGACATTCAAACTTTAGCAGCAACAGTACCAAAATTACCTGCTGAATTTCCTCAAATTAGAGTTGCCAACCTGCTGCAACTACAGCAACAAATCAGCATTGATACTTATGGTGAACAAGTTTTAGAACTTGCTCAAGTAATTGTTTTGCGCCTTTTAGGAGGAAGTTCCTATTGGGCGTATGGTTTGAAAGTGGTGCAGGAAATTGCCGCAAGTAATGGCATAACTCTAATTGTAATGCCTGGAGACGACGCTCTTGATCCAGATTTAATATCAAAATCAACTATTTCAACTGAACTTGTTAACCAAGTATGGCAGTATTTCCGGGAAGGTGGTATAGAAAATTTCCTCAATGCTCTACTTTTTATCGCTGATATTTCCCTATTAACCACATTCAACCCCCCACCACCACAACCTGTTCCCCGTGTGGGAATGTATAAAGGCAAGTTTTCTTCTACTTCTTTTACACTGTCACCTGTTACCTGTCACCTGTCACCTTCTAAAATAGGTATTTTATTCTACCGCGCCCATTATTTAGCGGGAAATACTAAGGTGATTGAGGCTTTATGTACTGCTTTGAGAGAAAAAAATTTACAACCAGTACCGATTTTTGTTTCTTCTTTACGTGAACCGGGTGTAACTGATGAGTTGATCAAATTTTTTCAACCTGAAGATTCTGAACCTATAAGTTTGTTATTAAACACTACCAGTTTTTCTCTAGCACGTTTAGAGACGGAAACACCGCAAATTGAACTGTGGGAAAAATTAGATGTGCCGGTGTTACAGGTGATTCTTTGCGCTAGTTCTGTGGAACAGTGGGAAGCACAGTTACAGGGTTTAACACCTCGTGATATGGCCATGAATGTGGCTTTACCAGAGGTAGACGGGCGGATTATTACTAGGGCGGTTTCTTTTAAAAGTTGGCAAACTCGCAATGATGACCTAGAAACTGATGTAGTGGTTTATGAACCAGTGAGCGATCGCATTGATTTTGTTGCCCAACTGGCTGCAAATTGGGTCCGATTACGCCATAAAATGCCCTCAGAACGTCATCTAGCTCTAATTTTAGCAAATTACCCCAACACTAATGGTAGGCTGGCTAATGGCGTAGGTTTGGATACTCCTGCTAGTTGTGTAGAAATCCTCAAGGCTTTAAAATCGGCTGGTTATGATGTGGGCGATATCCCCGCAGATGGTGATGAGTTAATTAAAATTTTAACTGCTGGTGTTACCAATGACCCAGAAGGAAAAGATTGGAAACCAGTCAACCAAAGTCTTTCTGTAGAAGAATACCAAAGGTATTTTTCCACATTACCCGCACCTGTACAAAAGGGAATAATTGAAAGATGGGGAGATGGGGAAATAAATAACCCAATCACCAATCACCAATTACCAATTACCAATCACCAATTTCCGATTTCTGGGATTCAATTTGGTAATGTTTTTGTAGGTATTCAACCATCAAGAGGTTATGAAAATGATCCGAGTTTAAATTATCATGCACCAGATTTAGAACCAACTCACAATTATTTAGCTTTTTATTATTGGGTGAGAGAAATTTTTGGCAGTGATGCGATCGTTCATGTCGGAAAACATGGCAATTTAGAATGGCTACCAGGTAAAAGTGTGGCTTTATCTAATACTTGTTATCCTGAAATAGCCTTTGGTCCAATGCCTCATTTATATCCTTTTATTGTTAATGATCCAGGTGAAGGTTCACAAGCTAAACGTCGTTCCCAAGCAGTAATCATTGACCATCTTACACCACCCATGACACGGGCGGAATTATATGGAGCATTACAACAGGTAGAAAATTTAATTGATGAATATTACGAAGCAGAAACATTAGATCCTTCTCGTTTACCCACATTACGCGATCGCATTCAAGAATTAGTCATCAAAGAAAATCTCTACAAAGATTTAGGTATCACCGACGAAAAAGACATTGTAAACTTTGAAAGTTTAATTTTAAACTCCTTAGATGGTTATTTGTGCGAACTCAAAGAAGCGCAAATTAGAGACGGTTTACACATTTTCGGACAAGTTCCCCAAGGTAGACAACTAAGAGATTTAATCATTGCGATCGCCCGTATTCCCAACCGTAATTCTATCGGAATCACCCGTGCGATCGCAGAAGATTGGGGTTTAGATTTCGATCCTTTAACAACAGAATACACCACCCCCTTCACCCCTCCTCAAAATCTCTCTGCGCCTCTGCGTCTCTGCGTGCCAATTAACTCCTGTCGTACCCACGGCGATGTTATTGAACTATTAGAAGAAGAAGCCGCTTTTTTAGTTGAAAAACTATTACAGGGAACAGGGAACAGGGAACAGGGAACAGTAAAGAAAGTCCTTAACTGGATAGAATCAAAACTTCTCCCAGCATTAAAAAACACAACCCAAGAAATTACCAACTTACTCAAAGGACTTGATGGTAAATACGTCCCCAGTGCTGCATCTGGCGCACCGACAAGAGGAAGGCCAGAAGTTCTCCCCACGGGTAAAAATTTCTATGCTGTAGATATTCGCGCTATTCCGACAGAAACCGCTTGGGATGTGGGCAGAAAAGCCGCAGAAAATCTCATTGAAACCTACACTCAAGAACATGGAGAATATCCCAAAACTCTGGGTTTATCAGTTTGGGGAACTTCTACCATGAGAACCGGAGGAGATGATATTGCGGAAGCTTTAGCTTTACTTGGTGTACAACCGGTTTGGGATGGTGCAGCTAGAAGAGTAGTAGATTTTGAAATTCTACCTTTATCAATTTTAGGTCGTCCCCGTGTTGATGTCACTTTGAGAATTTCGGGATTTTTCCGTGATGCTTTTCCTAATTTAATTGATCTATTTTCTCAAGCGGTGGAAGCAGTTGCCAGTTTAGATGAACCAGAAGAGGAAAACCCGTTAGTAGGTGCGGTGAAGCAAGATATTGATTTATGGACACAACAAGGTTTAAGTTTAGAAGATGCCAAAGAGCGATCGCTTTATCGGGTTTTTGGTTCTAAACCCGGTGCTTATGGTGCTGGACTTCAAGGTTTAATTTCTTCCCAAAACTGGCAAACTGATCAAGATTTAGCCCAAGCTTATATTAATTGGAGTTCCTACGCTTACAAGGGAACAGGGAACAGGGAACAGGGAACAGAAAATAATAATACTGTCACCTGTCACCTGTCACCTGTCACCTCTCAAGAAGTATTTGAACAACGTTTAAAACAAATGCAAGTTGTCCTACATAATCAAGATAATCGAGAACATGATTTACTTGATTCTGACGACTATTATCAATTTCAAGGTGGTTTAACTGCTGCGGTTCGTTCTCTCCAAGGAAAAAACCCCGAAACCTATTTTGGCGACAATGCCAATACATCTCAACCCAAAGTCCGTAAACTCAAAGAAGAAATTACCAGGGTTTATCGTTCCCGTGTGGTTAACCCCAAATGGATAGAAGGTGTAATGCGTCATGGTTACAAGGGCGCGTTTGAAATGGCAGCAACGGTAGATTTTTTATTTGCCTACGATGCCACCGCCCAATGTGTGGAAGATTTTATGTATCAAGGAATTGTAGATAATTATTTACAAGATCCCGTAGTTTGTGAATTTATTCACCACAAAAACCCTTGGGCTTTACGTGATATAGCTGAAAGGTTGTTAGAAGCCAACCAACGGGGTTTATGGCAAGATGTGAATTTAGAAACTTTGGAAAATTTAAGAAATCTAGTACATGAAGCAGAAGCAGCAATAGAGGAAAAATAA
- a CDS encoding GAF domain-containing sensor histidine kinase, which yields MLSSPDLSFSRTLPLSIFNRLGELLHQMAQAIGSAALVLTEAVLARILIPVEWQQQRFTLVVSERFSALLLGKIEAGEEGSRVAQKEDVTLDSLNASLTFNSQAIAAFVSNLRNLFESHSYTYKNITQYQQVLAPNDATLQSKFTLLLLEYLLPLVNNEVKTPTVSIRPEGFSCKLVEDALTKQIAQERLLNQVTTQIRKSLDLPVIMDTAITQVREFLELDRLVIYKFLSSPDNTQNTSLNCQYLAPTVINSKLTEQDCQQYGGCVVYESLGQDSITSVLNLQEENCLNRNSGSWEKYHQGFTLAVDDVEKTYSLEDCLLNFLRKNKIRAKLAAPIIFEDKLWGLLIAHQCHTPRHWSESEKSLLSSVAEQLAIAIHQSELMGSLREATRTLTQEKQTLEQRVIERTMALREALLAAEAASRLRSEFLATISHELLTPLTYVIGMSSTLLRWPLGELSQRQRDYLQTIHDSGEHLLEMIKDILDLSQIEAGKTVLNISEFSLVKSAEKILDSLLEKATSKKVTLKLDLQINPTSDIFQADSGRIEQILWNLLTNAIKFTPEGGNVTLRLWVEENTAVFQIEDTGIGIPEEKLPLLFEKFQQLDTPYRRRYEGTGVGLALTKQLVELHRGRIEVESTVGMGSIFTVWIPKQLK from the coding sequence ATGCTTAGTTCTCCCGATTTGAGCTTTTCTCGAACCTTGCCTTTAAGTATATTTAATCGGCTTGGTGAGTTGTTGCACCAGATGGCTCAAGCAATAGGCAGTGCTGCTTTGGTACTTACAGAAGCTGTGCTGGCGCGGATTCTCATTCCTGTTGAGTGGCAACAACAACGGTTTACGCTTGTAGTTTCTGAGCGATTTAGTGCGCTGTTGTTAGGCAAAATAGAAGCAGGGGAGGAGGGAAGTAGGGTAGCACAGAAGGAAGATGTTACCTTAGATTCCTTAAATGCTAGTTTGACATTTAATTCCCAAGCGATCGCTGCTTTTGTCTCTAATTTAAGAAATTTATTTGAGTCTCATTCTTACACTTACAAAAACATCACACAATATCAACAAGTTCTTGCTCCTAATGATGCAACGCTGCAAAGTAAATTTACTTTATTGTTATTGGAATATCTTCTCCCACTGGTTAACAATGAGGTAAAAACACCTACAGTTTCCATTCGTCCAGAGGGTTTTAGTTGTAAACTTGTAGAAGATGCTCTCACAAAACAAATTGCCCAAGAACGGCTGTTAAATCAGGTAACAACGCAAATCCGTAAAAGTTTAGATTTGCCTGTAATTATGGACACGGCAATTACTCAAGTACGTGAGTTTTTGGAATTAGATAGATTAGTCATCTATAAATTTTTGTCATCTCCAGATAATACGCAAAACACATCTCTTAACTGTCAATATTTAGCACCTACTGTAATCAACTCTAAACTTACAGAACAAGACTGTCAACAGTATGGGGGTTGCGTAGTATATGAATCTCTAGGACAAGATTCTATTACCTCTGTTTTGAATTTGCAAGAAGAAAACTGTCTGAATCGAAATTCTGGATCTTGGGAAAAATATCACCAAGGTTTTACTTTAGCAGTAGATGATGTAGAAAAAACCTATTCCCTAGAAGATTGTTTATTGAATTTTTTAAGGAAGAATAAAATTAGGGCGAAGTTGGCAGCCCCGATTATTTTTGAAGATAAACTTTGGGGTTTATTAATTGCTCATCAATGTCATACTCCTCGTCATTGGAGTGAAAGTGAAAAAAGCTTGTTGTCATCAGTTGCAGAACAGTTAGCTATAGCTATTCATCAATCTGAATTAATGGGTTCTTTGCGAGAAGCTACACGCACTTTGACTCAAGAAAAACAAACTTTAGAACAACGAGTAATTGAACGAACAATGGCACTGCGAGAAGCACTTTTAGCAGCAGAAGCAGCCAGTCGTCTCCGCAGTGAATTTCTCGCTACTATCAGCCATGAATTATTAACTCCTTTAACTTATGTTATTGGGATGTCTTCTACATTATTGCGCTGGCCTTTGGGTGAGTTGAGTCAAAGACAACGGGATTATTTACAAACTATCCATGACAGCGGAGAACATTTATTGGAAATGATTAAAGATATCCTCGATTTATCTCAGATTGAGGCGGGGAAAACAGTATTAAATATTTCTGAATTTTCTTTAGTGAAGTCAGCAGAAAAGATATTAGACTCTTTATTAGAAAAAGCAACCAGTAAAAAAGTTACTTTGAAACTTGATTTACAAATTAATCCTACCAGTGATATTTTTCAAGCTGATTCTGGAAGAATAGAACAAATTCTTTGGAATTTATTAACTAATGCTATTAAGTTCACCCCAGAAGGTGGTAATGTCACGTTACGTCTATGGGTAGAAGAAAATACCGCTGTATTTCAAATAGAAGATACTGGAATTGGTATACCAGAAGAAAAATTACCATTACTGTTTGAGAAATTTCAACAACTTGATACTCCCTATCGTCGTCGCTATGAAGGTACAGGAGTTGGTTTAGCTTTAACTAAACAACTGGTAGAACTTCATCGGGGTCGAATTGAAGTAGAATCAACTGTAGGTATGGGTTCAATTTTTACTGTTTGGATACCAAAACAACTAAAATAA
- a CDS encoding Fur family transcriptional regulator — MTVYTTGSLKAELNDRGWRLTPQRETILHIFQELPQGEHLSAEDLYHRLETDGEGISLSTIYRTLKLMSRMGILRELELGEGHKHYEINQPYPHHHHHLICVRCNTTIEFKNDSILKIGAKTAQKEGYHLLDCQLTIHAVCPKCQRALMPL; from the coding sequence ATGACTGTCTACACAACTGGTTCACTTAAGGCAGAACTAAACGACCGAGGCTGGCGTTTAACTCCCCAAAGGGAAACAATTTTACATATTTTTCAAGAACTTCCCCAAGGTGAACATTTAAGCGCCGAGGATCTTTATCATCGTCTAGAAACTGATGGTGAGGGTATCAGTTTATCAACCATCTATCGCACCCTCAAGTTAATGTCCAGGATGGGAATTTTACGGGAACTAGAGTTGGGTGAAGGACATAAACACTATGAAATTAACCAACCCTACCCCCATCACCATCATCATCTGATTTGTGTTCGTTGTAATACTACAATTGAATTCAAAAACGATTCAATTTTGAAAATCGGTGCAAAAACAGCCCAAAAAGAAGGTTATCACTTATTAGATTGTCAATTAACTATTCATGCTGTTTGTCCCAAATGCCAACGGGCATTAATGCCACTTTAG
- a CDS encoding N-acetylmannosamine-6-phosphate 2-epimerase translates to MINLEKGLIVSCQAPVDSPLHDPYVIAAMAQAAVNNGAVAVRIDTPNHIKAVREKVNVPIIGLWKQVIAGSDVYITPQFHHAVAVAEAGADIIAIDATTRYRPGDEKLIDIITRIHQELGKPVMADVDTFASAKLAVDAGADIVGTTLFGYTAETKNFTPPGWELLTQIVEKLDTFVICEGGISSPNEAKKALNLVGADAVVVGTAITGIDLQVKAYVGVAEKVLS, encoded by the coding sequence ATGATTAATTTAGAAAAAGGTTTAATTGTTTCCTGTCAAGCACCTGTAGACTCACCATTACATGATCCTTATGTTATTGCCGCAATGGCACAAGCAGCAGTTAATAATGGTGCTGTAGCTGTGAGAATTGACACACCCAATCATATCAAAGCCGTGCGGGAAAAAGTCAATGTACCAATTATTGGGCTATGGAAACAAGTAATAGCAGGTTCTGATGTATATATTACCCCCCAGTTTCATCATGCTGTAGCAGTGGCTGAAGCTGGTGCTGATATTATTGCTATAGATGCAACTACTAGATATCGTCCTGGTGATGAAAAATTAATTGATATTATTACCCGTATTCATCAAGAATTAGGTAAACCAGTCATGGCAGATGTGGATACATTTGCTTCTGCAAAATTAGCTGTTGACGCAGGTGCTGATATTGTTGGTACTACTCTTTTTGGGTACACTGCGGAAACTAAAAATTTTACTCCTCCTGGTTGGGAACTTCTGACACAGATAGTAGAAAAATTAGATACCTTTGTTATTTGTGAAGGTGGTATTTCTTCCCCAAATGAGGCAAAAAAAGCCTTGAATTTAGTAGGTGCTGATGCAGTTGTAGTTGGTACTGCAATTACTGGTATTGATTTGCAAGTTAAAGCTTATGTAGGGGTTGCTGAGAAAGTCTTGTCGTGA
- a CDS encoding DUF3318 domain-containing protein has product MEPNIEIRRLLDVMPASGRMMTKIVSKPEQSQVIDAAFPLPWSQDRPIYINFDLWRRLTKPQRDLLLLHQVSWLTGVKWIQPNIYQGVFLAGLLGGVVEVSQSDVIGVIISGGLSALAGVRIWRMNQSQASQLKADKTAVFIAQRRGYSEAEAAQHLLTAIETVAKIEGRSGLDFNELIRCQNLRAIAGLSPVGIPENYSM; this is encoded by the coding sequence ATAGAGCCAAATATTGAAATTCGCCGTTTGTTAGATGTCATGCCAGCTTCTGGGCGGATGATGACGAAAATCGTCAGTAAACCAGAACAAAGTCAAGTCATAGATGCCGCTTTTCCCTTACCCTGGAGTCAGGATAGACCAATATATATTAATTTTGATCTTTGGCGACGCTTGACAAAACCACAGCGAGATTTATTACTGTTACATCAGGTAAGTTGGTTAACAGGGGTGAAGTGGATACAACCAAACATTTATCAAGGAGTATTTTTAGCAGGGTTATTAGGTGGAGTAGTGGAAGTTTCTCAGTCTGATGTGATAGGTGTAATTATATCTGGGGGATTAAGTGCTTTAGCTGGGGTGCGAATCTGGCGCATGAATCAATCCCAAGCATCACAATTAAAAGCCGATAAAACAGCCGTTTTTATCGCCCAAAGACGGGGTTATTCAGAAGCAGAAGCTGCCCAACATTTGTTAACTGCTATTGAAACAGTAGCAAAAATTGAAGGGCGTTCTGGTTTAGATTTTAATGAATTAATTCGTTGTCAAAATTTAAGAGCGATCGCTGGTTTATCACCTGTAGGTATTCCAGAAAACTATAGTATGTGA
- a CDS encoding NAD(P)H-dependent glycerol-3-phosphate dehydrogenase, translated as MTKTIAILGAGAWGTTLANLARVNGHEVRLWSRQGDLSLEDVVKNAEIVLSAISMKGVQDVALLVKSCQVSPHTIFVTATKGLDAKTTRTPSQIWQTEFPDHSVVVLSGPNLSQEISQGLPAATVVASKNTAAAQVVQQIFSSGRFRVYTNSDPVGVELGGTLKNVMAIASGVCDGLHLGTNAKAALVTRGLTEIIRIGKVLGAKTETFYGLSGLGDLLATCNSPLSRNYQVGYQLASGKTLTEILASLPGTAEGVNTCQVLMQISQQQNITMPITEQVYRLLETQVTPKQALDELMLRDTKPEYHQ; from the coding sequence ATGACTAAAACGATCGCTATTTTAGGTGCAGGTGCTTGGGGTACAACCCTGGCAAATTTAGCGCGGGTAAATGGTCATGAGGTGCGTTTATGGTCACGCCAGGGTGATCTTTCCTTAGAAGATGTTGTTAAAAATGCCGAAATAGTCCTATCCGCTATTTCCATGAAAGGTGTACAGGATGTAGCTTTATTGGTTAAATCTTGTCAAGTATCTCCACATACAATATTTGTCACCGCTACCAAAGGTTTAGATGCGAAAACAACCCGTACACCTTCCCAAATTTGGCAAACCGAATTTCCTGATCATTCCGTAGTTGTCCTTTCTGGTCCAAATTTATCTCAAGAAATTTCCCAGGGTTTACCCGCTGCTACCGTAGTAGCCAGCAAAAATACCGCTGCTGCCCAAGTCGTGCAACAAATCTTTTCTTCTGGACGTTTTCGTGTGTATACTAACTCTGATCCGGTAGGTGTGGAACTAGGTGGTACACTCAAAAACGTGATGGCGATCGCATCTGGTGTCTGTGATGGTTTGCATTTGGGAACTAATGCCAAAGCAGCTTTAGTAACTCGCGGCTTGACAGAAATCATTCGTATTGGTAAGGTTTTGGGCGCAAAAACGGAAACTTTTTATGGTTTATCCGGTCTAGGAGATTTGTTAGCCACCTGCAACAGCCCCTTAAGCCGTAATTATCAAGTCGGCTATCAGTTGGCCAGTGGAAAAACGCTGACAGAAATTCTCGCCTCTTTACCGGGAACCGCTGAAGGTGTAAACACTTGTCAAGTTTTGATGCAAATATCCCAGCAGCAAAATATTACTATGCCTATTACTGAGCAGGTTTATCGGTTATTGGAAACTCAAGTTACACCCAAACAGGCATTAGATGAACTCATGTTAAGAGATACTAAGCCAGAATATCACCAATAA
- the lipA gene encoding lipoyl synthase, with translation MTVKPDWLRVKAPQWERVGNVKEILRDLALNTVCEEASCPNIGECFNAGTATFLIMGPACTRACPYCDIDFEKKPKSLDPTEPARLAEAVRRMQLNHVVITSVNRDDLADGGASQFVKCINAVREVSPKTTIEVLIPDLCGNWDALEIILQAKPEVTNHNTETVPRLYRRVRPQGDYQRTMVLLERTHQICPSTYTKSGIMVGLGETDAEVRQVMQDLRSVKCDILTIGQYLQPSQKHLQVTDFITPEQFAAWQAYGEEIGFLQVVSSPLTRSSYHAEQVRELMKHYPR, from the coding sequence GTGACTGTAAAACCAGACTGGTTGCGGGTAAAAGCACCGCAGTGGGAGCGCGTTGGTAACGTTAAAGAAATTTTACGGGATTTAGCCCTGAATACAGTTTGTGAAGAAGCATCCTGTCCCAACATTGGCGAATGTTTCAACGCTGGAACTGCTACATTTTTAATTATGGGTCCAGCCTGTACCAGAGCTTGTCCTTACTGTGATATTGACTTTGAGAAAAAACCCAAATCCTTAGATCCCACCGAACCCGCAAGACTCGCGGAAGCTGTTCGCCGAATGCAGCTAAATCACGTCGTGATTACTTCCGTGAACAGAGATGATTTAGCAGATGGTGGCGCATCCCAGTTTGTCAAGTGTATTAACGCAGTTCGTGAAGTATCCCCCAAAACAACCATTGAAGTGCTAATTCCTGATTTATGCGGAAACTGGGATGCACTAGAAATCATACTCCAGGCTAAACCAGAAGTCACAAACCATAATACGGAAACCGTCCCACGTTTGTATCGTCGAGTACGTCCCCAAGGTGACTATCAAAGAACGATGGTTCTGTTAGAACGTACTCACCAAATTTGCCCTAGCACCTACACCAAATCTGGTATCATGGTCGGCTTAGGTGAAACAGATGCCGAAGTTCGCCAAGTCATGCAAGATTTACGATCAGTAAAATGTGATATTTTGACCATTGGGCAATACCTCCAACCCAGTCAAAAACATCTGCAAGTTACTGATTTTATTACTCCTGAACAATTTGCAGCTTGGCAAGCTTATGGAGAAGAAATCGGATTTTTACAAGTTGTTTCTTCACCCTTGACAAGAAGCTCCTATCATGCTGAACAAGTCAGGGAATTAATGAAACACTATCCCAGATAG
- the sigC gene encoding RNA polymerase sigma factor SigC, with amino-acid sequence MPATSFHTDAAYNSQQSNLTLDSDLNIDEGDLSLDDLQDIEIAAVDPQNLAANTNRRSTDLVRLYLQEIGRVRLLGRDEEVSEAQKVQRYLRMRIVLANAAKQGDAVIAPYLKLIEVQERLVSELGHRPSLERWANTAGIKLADLKPTLSEGKRRWAEIAKLTVEELDEIQSQGLQAKEHMIKANLRLVVSVAKKYQNRGLELLDLVQEGTLGLERAVEKFDPTKGYRFSTYAYWWIRQGITRAIATSSRTIRLPVHITEKLNKIKKAQRKIAQEKGRTPTLEDLALELDMTPTQVREVLLRVPRSVSLETKVGKDKDTELGELLETDSVTPEEMLMRESLHKDLQHLLADLTTREREVILMRFGLSDGHPYSLAEIGRALDLSRERVRQIESKALQKLRQPKRRNLVRDYLESLS; translated from the coding sequence ATGCCCGCAACATCTTTTCACACAGATGCAGCCTACAATTCCCAACAGTCTAACCTAACATTAGACTCTGATCTCAATATTGATGAGGGTGATTTGTCGTTAGATGATCTGCAAGATATAGAAATAGCTGCTGTTGATCCTCAGAACTTAGCTGCAAATACCAATCGTCGTAGTACAGACCTAGTACGTTTATACCTTCAAGAAATTGGCCGAGTACGCTTATTAGGAAGGGATGAAGAAGTTTCTGAAGCTCAAAAAGTGCAGCGTTATTTGCGGATGCGGATCGTACTTGCTAACGCAGCAAAACAAGGTGACGCTGTAATTGCCCCTTATCTGAAGTTAATAGAAGTTCAGGAGCGTTTAGTATCAGAACTAGGACATCGCCCCTCATTGGAAAGATGGGCTAATACTGCTGGTATCAAATTAGCGGATCTCAAACCTACATTATCAGAAGGCAAACGTCGTTGGGCAGAAATTGCCAAGTTGACAGTGGAAGAACTTGATGAAATTCAATCTCAAGGACTTCAAGCCAAAGAACACATGATCAAGGCTAACTTGCGCCTTGTGGTATCTGTTGCCAAAAAGTATCAAAATCGTGGCTTGGAATTATTAGATTTAGTGCAAGAAGGTACTTTAGGATTAGAACGAGCAGTAGAGAAATTTGATCCGACAAAGGGTTATCGTTTTAGTACCTATGCTTATTGGTGGATACGTCAAGGAATAACCAGAGCGATCGCCACTTCTAGCCGGACAATTCGCCTTCCTGTTCATATTACTGAAAAACTCAACAAAATCAAAAAAGCACAACGGAAAATTGCTCAAGAAAAAGGTCGTACACCTACTTTAGAAGATTTAGCACTTGAACTAGATATGACACCTACCCAAGTGCGGGAAGTATTGTTGCGTGTACCCCGTTCTGTTTCACTAGAAACCAAAGTCGGAAAAGACAAAGACACCGAGTTAGGGGAATTATTAGAAACTGATAGCGTTACCCCAGAAGAAATGTTAATGCGAGAATCTTTACATAAAGATTTGCAGCATTTACTAGCAGATTTAACCACCCGTGAACGTGAAGTTATTCTCATGCGGTTTGGTTTATCCGATGGACATCCCTATTCATTAGCCGAAATAGGACGTGCTTTAGACTTATCCAGAGAACGGGTAAGACAAATAGAATCCAAAGCCTTACAAAAACTTCGCCAACCCAAGCGCCGTAACCTCGTCCGCGACTATTTGGAGTCTTTAAGTTAG